One genomic segment of Ricinus communis isolate WT05 ecotype wild-type chromosome 5, ASM1957865v1, whole genome shotgun sequence includes these proteins:
- the LOC8276915 gene encoding 2-methylpropanoate--CoA ligase CCL4-like isoform X2, with protein MEQLKPTIPNSTPLTPLGFLDRAATAYGDSPSIIYNNTTYTWSQTHRRCLQLASSLSSIIGIKRGHVVSVLAPNVPAIYELHFAVPMSGAILNNLNTRLDARTVSILLRHSESKLLFVDVLSKALVSEALSLFPPDIRPPALVLIADDVVSDPLNASSSVEFVDTYEGLMLKGDPHFKWVMPENEWDPLVLNYTSGTTSAPKGVVHCHRGFFITTVDSLIDWSVPKQPVFLWTLPMFHSNGWSYPWGMAAVGGINICLRKFDASTIYRLIIKHEVTHMCGAPVVLNMLANFPIDNKTQNILKTNQIHVLTAGAPPPAAILTRAEALGFKVSHGYGLTESGGIVISCAWKQMWNRFPATERARLKARQGVRTIGVTKMDVVDPVTGESVKRDGLSQGEIVLRGGCVMLGYLKDPVSTSKCMTSEGWLYTGDVAVMHPDGYLEIKDRSKDVIISGGENLSSVEVESVLYMNPIINEAAVVARPDEYWGETPCAFVSLRKSGGSSGGDLSPVAMEKEIIEYCRARLPHYMVPKTVVVKDELPKTSTGKIQKSVLRDMAKAMGSSRISRM; from the exons ATGGAACAACTAAAACCAACCATACCCAACTCTACTCCGTTAACCCCTCTTGGCTTTTTAGACAGAGCAGCCACCGCGTACGGTGATTCCCCGTCTATCATCTACAACAACACTACTTACACTTGGTCACAAACTCACCGTCGATGTCTTCAGCTGGCTTCCTCCCTCTCTTCCATCATTGGGATCAAAAGAGGCCACGTCGTCTCAGTTTTAGCCCCTAATGTCCCTGCCATATATGAGCTTCATTTTGCTGTTCCTATGTCTGGTGCCATCCTTAACAACCTCAACACTCGTCTGGACGCACGTACTGTCTCCATACTCCTCCGCCACAGCGAATCTAAGCTCTTGTTCGTCGACGTTTTGTCTAAGGCTTTAGTTTCTgaagctctctctctctttccacCAGATATTAGACCTCCTGCTCTGGTACTTATTGCTGATGATGTTGTTTCAGACCCGCTCAATGCATCATCGTCCGTCGAGTTTGTGGATACTTACGAAGGCTTGATGTTGAAAGGCGATCCTCACTTTAAGTGGGTCATGCCAGAGAATGAATGGGACCCATTAGTGTTAAATTATACATCAg GTACCACATCGGCTCCTAAAGGAGTGGTCCATTGTCACCGTGGTTTTTTCATTACCACCGTCGATTCTCTTATTGATTGGTCGGTGCCGAAACAACCTGTTTTCTTGTGGACACTTCCTATGTTTCACTCTAATGGATGGAGTTACCCGTGGGGTATGGCAGCAGTTGGTGGTATCAACATCTGTCTCAGAAAATTTGATGCTTCAACTATCTACCGTCTGATCATAAAGCATGAAGTGACTCACATGTGTGGTGCACCTGTAGTGCTTAACATGCTAGCAAATTTCCCTATAGACAACAAAACACAAAATATTCTCAAAACGAACCAAATTCATGTCCTTACAGCAGGAGCTCCACCACCAGCAGCGATACTCACCCGCGCGGAAGCATTGGGTTTTAAAGTGAGTCATGGCTACGGATTAACAGAATCCGGTGGAATTGTTATATCTTGCGCGTGGAAACAGATGTGGAATCGTTTCCCTGCAACAGAAAGAGCGAGGCTGAAAGCAAGACAAGGTGTAAGAACTATAGGAGTGACTAAAATGGATGTGGTTGATCCAGTGACAGGAGAAAGTGTGAAACGAGATGGGTTATCACAAGGTGAGATTGTTCTTCGTGGGGGTTGTGTTATGTTGGGTTATCTTAAAGACCCAGTAAGCACTTCGAAGTGTATGACAAGCGAGGGCTGGCTTTACACCGGAGATGTGGCTGTAATGCACCCAGATGGATATTTAGAGATAAAGGATCGTTCAAAGGACGTGATAATTAGTGGTGGGGAGAATTTGAGTAGCGTAGAGGTTGAGTCTGTGTTGTATATGAATCCAATTATTAATGAAGCTGCGGTAGTGGCTAGACCTGATGAGTATTGGGGTGAGACCCCATGTGCATTTGTGAGCCTAAGGAAAAGTGGTGGCAGCAGTGGTGGTGATCTGAGTCCTGTGGCGATGGAGAAGGAGATAATAGAGTATTGTAGGGCAAGGCTGCCGCATTATATGGTGCCAAAGACTGTGGTGGTGAAGGATGAATTGCCCAAGACTTCGACAGGGAAGATTCAGAAGTCTGTGCTAAGAGATATGGCTAAGGCAATGGGTTCTTCAAGAATCAGTCGCATGTGA
- the LOC8276915 gene encoding 2-methylpropanoate--CoA ligase CCL4-like isoform X1: MEQLKPTIPNSTPLTPLGFLDRAATAYGDSPSIIYNNTTYTWSQTHRRCLQLASSLSSIIGIKRGHVVSVLAPNVPAIYELHFAVPMSGAILNNLNTRLDARTVSILLRHSESKLLFVDVLSKALVSEALSLFPPDIRPPALVLIADDVVSDPLNASSSVEFVDTYEGLMLKGDPHFKWVMPENEWDPLVLNYTSATAGTTSAPKGVVHCHRGFFITTVDSLIDWSVPKQPVFLWTLPMFHSNGWSYPWGMAAVGGINICLRKFDASTIYRLIIKHEVTHMCGAPVVLNMLANFPIDNKTQNILKTNQIHVLTAGAPPPAAILTRAEALGFKVSHGYGLTESGGIVISCAWKQMWNRFPATERARLKARQGVRTIGVTKMDVVDPVTGESVKRDGLSQGEIVLRGGCVMLGYLKDPVSTSKCMTSEGWLYTGDVAVMHPDGYLEIKDRSKDVIISGGENLSSVEVESVLYMNPIINEAAVVARPDEYWGETPCAFVSLRKSGGSSGGDLSPVAMEKEIIEYCRARLPHYMVPKTVVVKDELPKTSTGKIQKSVLRDMAKAMGSSRISRM; the protein is encoded by the exons ATGGAACAACTAAAACCAACCATACCCAACTCTACTCCGTTAACCCCTCTTGGCTTTTTAGACAGAGCAGCCACCGCGTACGGTGATTCCCCGTCTATCATCTACAACAACACTACTTACACTTGGTCACAAACTCACCGTCGATGTCTTCAGCTGGCTTCCTCCCTCTCTTCCATCATTGGGATCAAAAGAGGCCACGTCGTCTCAGTTTTAGCCCCTAATGTCCCTGCCATATATGAGCTTCATTTTGCTGTTCCTATGTCTGGTGCCATCCTTAACAACCTCAACACTCGTCTGGACGCACGTACTGTCTCCATACTCCTCCGCCACAGCGAATCTAAGCTCTTGTTCGTCGACGTTTTGTCTAAGGCTTTAGTTTCTgaagctctctctctctttccacCAGATATTAGACCTCCTGCTCTGGTACTTATTGCTGATGATGTTGTTTCAGACCCGCTCAATGCATCATCGTCCGTCGAGTTTGTGGATACTTACGAAGGCTTGATGTTGAAAGGCGATCCTCACTTTAAGTGGGTCATGCCAGAGAATGAATGGGACCCATTAGTGTTAAATTATACATCAg CTACTGCAGGTACCACATCGGCTCCTAAAGGAGTGGTCCATTGTCACCGTGGTTTTTTCATTACCACCGTCGATTCTCTTATTGATTGGTCGGTGCCGAAACAACCTGTTTTCTTGTGGACACTTCCTATGTTTCACTCTAATGGATGGAGTTACCCGTGGGGTATGGCAGCAGTTGGTGGTATCAACATCTGTCTCAGAAAATTTGATGCTTCAACTATCTACCGTCTGATCATAAAGCATGAAGTGACTCACATGTGTGGTGCACCTGTAGTGCTTAACATGCTAGCAAATTTCCCTATAGACAACAAAACACAAAATATTCTCAAAACGAACCAAATTCATGTCCTTACAGCAGGAGCTCCACCACCAGCAGCGATACTCACCCGCGCGGAAGCATTGGGTTTTAAAGTGAGTCATGGCTACGGATTAACAGAATCCGGTGGAATTGTTATATCTTGCGCGTGGAAACAGATGTGGAATCGTTTCCCTGCAACAGAAAGAGCGAGGCTGAAAGCAAGACAAGGTGTAAGAACTATAGGAGTGACTAAAATGGATGTGGTTGATCCAGTGACAGGAGAAAGTGTGAAACGAGATGGGTTATCACAAGGTGAGATTGTTCTTCGTGGGGGTTGTGTTATGTTGGGTTATCTTAAAGACCCAGTAAGCACTTCGAAGTGTATGACAAGCGAGGGCTGGCTTTACACCGGAGATGTGGCTGTAATGCACCCAGATGGATATTTAGAGATAAAGGATCGTTCAAAGGACGTGATAATTAGTGGTGGGGAGAATTTGAGTAGCGTAGAGGTTGAGTCTGTGTTGTATATGAATCCAATTATTAATGAAGCTGCGGTAGTGGCTAGACCTGATGAGTATTGGGGTGAGACCCCATGTGCATTTGTGAGCCTAAGGAAAAGTGGTGGCAGCAGTGGTGGTGATCTGAGTCCTGTGGCGATGGAGAAGGAGATAATAGAGTATTGTAGGGCAAGGCTGCCGCATTATATGGTGCCAAAGACTGTGGTGGTGAAGGATGAATTGCCCAAGACTTCGACAGGGAAGATTCAGAAGTCTGTGCTAAGAGATATGGCTAAGGCAATGGGTTCTTCAAGAATCAGTCGCATGTGA